A section of the Flavobacterium ardleyense genome encodes:
- a CDS encoding efflux RND transporter permease subunit, translating into MKNVPQSLKFPLLAIAVLLLLGGFFAYSNLKTGLFPDITFPKIKVIADAGQQPVDKMMSTVTVPLENILRRTEGLQYIRSTTSRGSCEISVYLDWNVDINTSKSQIESFINQSQGSLLPNTVFSVEKMNPSILPVMGYSLEGDKLSQVDLKKIAKYRIKPFLAATTGVSDVSIIGGKDKEFQVVLRPDILKSLGISVTTVQNAIVNSNLLQSNGYISDYNRMYLTLTDNAVDDISDLQNLVIINSPTRLIKLRDIADIEVNEVKEYQKIRANGKNVPLIAIIKQPNANLIDVNNSIESKVIELQKTLPKGVLLKPYYKQADFVNTSIASIKDVLWIGLALALIVVIVFLRSFSASLVVLFTIPLSLSLTLIVLDLVGFTFNIMTLGAIAAAIGLMIDDVVIIIEQIHKIREENHKESVSWASHEAISHLFPAMLGSSLSTIVIFIPFILMTGVAGAYFKVMAFSMIIALASSFLVTWLLVPVLSIVFTRNTPLKAKPAIKTKWIHSILGKPLIGFVFMAICVVIIIVIPSRLSSGFLPEMDEGSIVLDFNSPPGTTLEETDRMLQLVNTILDTQPEVEAYSSRLGTQMGFFITEPNRGDYLIKLKDSRSNTTTVVSDEIRTRIEKSVPQLTVDFGQVIGDMLGDLMSSVQPIEVKVFGEDVKTLESLSRKIAAELEKVPGTADVNDGLIAAGPTLSIIPNVPVLSQLGLTVSDFQLQLQTQIEGVVVSTIIDKEQLVNIRLLYPDAQKTTVENLKNTSILLPTGSSIPISSVASISIGKGVSEINRENQKSMGVITARLNNRDLGSTLKDVQTHLSKNISLPAGYSIEYGGAYHDQQKAFKELMMILISAILLVFVVILFLFKRIKIALAIIVIAVLGVAGCLLSLYLTGTALNVGSYIGIIMIVGIIGENSIFTYRQYLESDESLAHIERIEYAIAARLRPKLMTAFAAILALSPLALGIGTGAQLHQPLAIAVIGGLVFALPLLLIVLPTILKAIKD; encoded by the coding sequence ATGAAAAATGTACCACAATCATTGAAATTTCCTTTGTTGGCAATTGCAGTACTGCTTTTGCTGGGTGGTTTTTTTGCTTATTCAAATCTCAAAACGGGACTTTTCCCTGATATCACTTTTCCGAAAATTAAAGTAATCGCAGATGCCGGGCAGCAGCCTGTAGATAAGATGATGAGCACCGTAACTGTTCCGCTAGAAAATATCCTCAGACGCACCGAAGGACTGCAATATATCCGCAGCACCACTTCTCGTGGAAGTTGCGAAATATCTGTTTACCTAGATTGGAATGTCGATATCAACACTTCGAAAAGTCAGATTGAGTCCTTTATTAATCAATCACAAGGAAGTTTGCTGCCTAATACAGTATTTTCTGTCGAGAAAATGAATCCTTCAATCTTGCCGGTGATGGGTTATTCTCTAGAAGGTGATAAATTGTCGCAGGTCGATTTGAAAAAAATCGCAAAATATCGTATAAAACCATTTCTTGCGGCTACAACGGGAGTATCTGATGTGAGCATAATTGGCGGAAAAGACAAGGAATTTCAAGTTGTGCTCAGACCTGATATTTTGAAATCCTTGGGAATTTCGGTTACCACGGTTCAGAATGCGATTGTAAATTCGAATCTGCTACAATCCAATGGTTATATCAGCGACTACAATCGGATGTATCTTACACTCACCGATAATGCTGTGGATGATATTAGCGATTTGCAAAACTTGGTAATCATCAACAGTCCTACTAGACTTATCAAGCTAAGGGACATTGCCGATATTGAAGTAAATGAGGTCAAAGAATATCAAAAAATTCGTGCAAATGGAAAAAATGTTCCACTTATCGCCATTATAAAACAGCCAAATGCCAATCTTATTGATGTTAACAATAGCATAGAAAGTAAGGTTATTGAATTGCAGAAAACGCTCCCGAAAGGTGTCTTGTTAAAACCATATTACAAACAAGCCGACTTTGTAAATACAAGTATTGCTAGTATCAAGGATGTTTTATGGATTGGTCTAGCATTGGCACTAATTGTTGTGATTGTTTTCTTGCGATCCTTTTCGGCTAGTTTGGTGGTGCTTTTCACTATTCCGTTGTCATTATCGCTGACATTAATAGTACTAGATCTTGTGGGGTTTACTTTTAATATTATGACGCTTGGTGCCATAGCTGCGGCAATAGGTCTGATGATAGACGATGTGGTCATTATCATAGAACAAATTCATAAAATTCGAGAAGAGAATCACAAAGAGTCTGTGAGTTGGGCATCACACGAAGCTATCTCTCATTTATTTCCTGCGATGCTCGGGTCGTCACTGAGTACAATTGTGATCTTTATTCCATTTATATTAATGACAGGAGTTGCAGGAGCTTATTTTAAGGTGATGGCTTTTAGTATGATTATCGCTCTCGCCTCTTCATTTCTTGTTACGTGGCTGTTAGTTCCGGTATTATCAATTGTATTTACACGAAATACTCCACTTAAAGCGAAACCCGCGATTAAGACAAAATGGATCCACAGTATATTAGGAAAACCTCTAATCGGGTTTGTATTTATGGCTATTTGTGTGGTGATTATCATTGTCATTCCGTCTCGCTTATCATCAGGTTTTTTGCCAGAAATGGACGAAGGAAGTATCGTATTAGACTTTAATAGTCCGCCGGGAACGACATTAGAGGAAACAGATCGAATGTTGCAATTGGTAAATACTATTCTTGATACTCAACCTGAAGTCGAAGCCTATAGCTCAAGATTGGGAACTCAGATGGGATTTTTTATTACAGAACCCAATCGCGGGGATTACCTCATTAAGCTGAAAGATAGTCGCAGCAATACAACTACTGTAGTTTCTGACGAAATACGAACTCGAATAGAAAAAAGTGTTCCGCAACTAACTGTCGATTTTGGGCAGGTTATCGGAGATATGCTAGGAGATTTGATGAGTTCTGTTCAACCGATTGAAGTGAAAGTTTTTGGTGAAGATGTGAAAACATTAGAATCGCTATCCAGAAAAATTGCCGCCGAATTGGAAAAAGTTCCCGGAACTGCTGACGTAAATGATGGCTTGATTGCCGCTGGTCCTACTCTATCGATAATTCCAAATGTTCCAGTTCTTTCGCAGTTAGGACTTACGGTGAGTGACTTTCAACTTCAGCTACAAACACAGATTGAAGGAGTAGTTGTGAGTACTATCATCGACAAAGAACAATTAGTAAATATTAGACTACTCTATCCAGATGCACAAAAGACAACCGTTGAAAATCTAAAAAACACTTCAATATTATTACCAACAGGATCAAGTATTCCGATAAGTAGTGTTGCCTCCATAAGCATCGGTAAAGGTGTTTCTGAAATCAATAGAGAAAATCAGAAATCTATGGGTGTAATAACCGCGCGGCTTAATAATAGAGATCTTGGATCTACATTAAAAGATGTGCAAACTCATCTATCAAAAAACATTTCGCTTCCCGCAGGATACTCAATTGAGTATGGAGGTGCTTACCACGATCAGCAAAAAGCTTTTAAGGAATTAATGATGATACTTATTTCAGCTATCCTATTGGTTTTTGTAGTAATTTTATTCTTGTTCAAAAGAATCAAAATTGCCTTGGCGATTATTGTCATCGCAGTTTTAGGAGTCGCTGGATGTTTACTGAGTTTATACCTCACTGGAACAGCATTAAATGTGGGCAGCTATATTGGAATTATTATGATTGTGGGTATTATTGGAGAGAATTCTATCTTCACCTACAGGCAATATTTAGAAAGCGACGAGTCACTAGCACATATTGAGAGAATAGAATATGCTATTGCTGCACGTTTACGCCCCAAATTAATGACTGCATTTGCCGCTATATTGGCTCTTAGTCCGCTGGCTTTGGGTATTGGTACCGGCGCTCAGCTACATCAGCCGCTTGCAATCGCGGTAATTGGAGGGTTGGTTTTCGCCCTACCGCTATTGCTGATTGTGTTACCGACGATTTTGAAAGCTATTAAAGACTAA
- a CDS encoding efflux RND transporter periplasmic adaptor subunit produces the protein MVNLKLTIAKTLMSGFFLLSMAACKKDVAVGNNHKAAVEVTTTLIAEGDVQQFLSFNGVTVYQRKENIRSNVTGYISRMNFKIGDKIGTGQSFATVRTKEQDALKAAVKIDSSLRKFINPIGIRSNASGVISVLSITDNDYVAEGDILATVVQPNSLVIQVNVPFEYNNVLQIGSDCEIILQNGEKMTAKITGSLPSIDALAQSQVYLIALPQGNLPENLNVQVRILYKEAKNTMTIPKKALQTNELLTEYWIFKVEKDSIAVKQNVTPLLENDSIIQISGSGIKLNDRIVLEGGYQMQDSTIISIRRK, from the coding sequence ATGGTAAATCTTAAATTGACAATTGCGAAAACTCTTATGAGTGGATTTTTCCTGCTATCTATGGCTGCCTGCAAGAAAGATGTAGCGGTAGGAAATAATCACAAGGCCGCAGTAGAAGTGACAACAACTTTGATTGCTGAAGGTGATGTGCAGCAATTTCTAAGTTTTAACGGAGTTACTGTGTATCAGCGTAAAGAGAATATCAGAAGTAATGTTACGGGATATATTTCGCGTATGAACTTCAAAATTGGTGATAAAATTGGTACAGGTCAAAGCTTTGCAACTGTCCGAACGAAAGAGCAGGATGCTTTAAAAGCTGCTGTTAAAATTGATAGTTCGCTGCGGAAATTTATAAATCCAATCGGAATACGAAGTAACGCTTCGGGCGTAATTTCGGTTTTGAGTATTACTGATAATGATTACGTTGCAGAAGGTGATATTCTGGCAACTGTTGTACAGCCAAATTCATTAGTGATCCAAGTAAATGTGCCGTTTGAGTATAACAATGTGCTGCAGATTGGATCTGATTGTGAAATAATTTTGCAAAATGGCGAGAAAATGACTGCGAAGATTACGGGATCTCTACCTTCTATAGATGCTTTGGCGCAGTCTCAGGTTTATCTGATCGCATTGCCACAAGGAAATCTTCCTGAGAACTTAAACGTGCAGGTTCGCATTTTATACAAAGAAGCAAAAAATACGATGACGATACCCAAGAAAGCTTTGCAAACAAACGAGTTACTGACAGAATATTGGATTTTTAAAGTTGAAAAGGATTCGATCGCAGTAAAGCAAAATGTTACTCCGTTATTGGAAAATGACTCGATTATTCAAATTAGCGGAAGCGGAATAAAATTAAACGACCGCATCGTGCTTGAAGGTGGGTATCAAATGCAGGATTCGACAATAATCTCAATAAGAAGGAAATGA
- a CDS encoding TolC family protein, with the protein MPKTRLFTFLALLCTVTILAQTHDLPYFLSQAQNNSAAIKESANLVLLGDLQSRIIKAQNSGFLVNATSDVLFAPFFDSNGKAIEITTTPSANAYGYDAGLTNGGLYSAQINITKNLFNRAATDNLLLQNQLLNNGIALNSEEFKHNLIRNITASYIAVYQLQLQEDFIKKTLLDFKNRLKVVELLVKRGILLQSDYLLLQLDIENKNIELQQVQNSFQTSINALQTMSGLANEPQNRVEIPLINKLVISELAFYEKKFKNDSLQVAANQKIFENQYKPQVSLYGNAGINAVEITDMYRKFGGSAGVRLSLPIYDGHQRKLNAEQNRLRTENLTAYKLNSGLQRKNNLEELNRQISENDKAVVLLEKQEKKYVQILDIYKGKLVQGQVSIIDYLSLMQNYKMSVYTKLQAQTNHWLLQSQLNYLQW; encoded by the coding sequence ATGCCTAAAACTAGACTTTTTACGTTTCTTGCATTGTTATGCACTGTGACAATTCTTGCGCAGACACACGACTTGCCTTATTTTTTGAGTCAGGCTCAAAATAATTCAGCGGCAATTAAGGAATCGGCAAATTTAGTTCTACTTGGAGATTTGCAGAGTCGAATTATCAAAGCACAGAACAGCGGATTTCTGGTAAATGCAACTTCTGATGTGCTATTTGCACCATTTTTTGACAGTAATGGCAAAGCGATCGAAATTACAACGACACCTTCTGCAAATGCGTACGGATATGATGCAGGACTGACAAACGGCGGACTATATTCGGCACAAATTAATATTACAAAAAACCTTTTTAACCGCGCTGCAACAGACAATTTGCTACTGCAAAACCAGCTTCTGAACAATGGCATCGCGCTAAATTCGGAAGAATTTAAGCACAATCTTATTCGGAATATCACTGCTTCCTATATTGCAGTTTACCAACTTCAGCTGCAAGAAGACTTTATAAAAAAGACACTATTGGACTTTAAAAACCGCCTTAAAGTGGTGGAACTACTGGTGAAAAGAGGGATTTTATTGCAGAGTGATTATCTGTTATTGCAGCTCGATATTGAGAATAAAAATATCGAGCTGCAGCAGGTGCAAAATAGTTTTCAGACTTCAATTAATGCTTTGCAGACTATGAGCGGACTAGCAAATGAACCTCAAAATAGAGTTGAGATACCGTTAATTAACAAGTTAGTAATAAGTGAATTAGCATTCTATGAAAAGAAATTTAAAAATGATAGTTTGCAAGTTGCTGCTAATCAGAAAATTTTTGAAAATCAATATAAACCGCAAGTTAGTTTATATGGAAATGCCGGAATTAATGCGGTGGAAATTACAGATATGTACAGAAAATTTGGAGGTAGCGCTGGTGTGCGATTGAGTCTTCCGATTTATGATGGGCATCAGCGAAAGCTAAATGCGGAACAAAACCGTCTGAGAACCGAAAATTTGACAGCTTACAAACTTAATTCTGGACTGCAGCGCAAAAACAACTTGGAAGAGCTGAATCGTCAGATTTCCGAAAATGATAAAGCAGTGGTATTGTTAGAAAAGCAAGAAAAAAAATATGTGCAAATTCTCGATATCTACAAAGGGAAACTGGTGCAAGGCCAAGTTTCTATTATTGATTATCTCAGCCTTATGCAAAATTACAAAATGAGTGTTTATACAAAACTACAGGCTCAAACTAATCATTGGCTTTTGCAAAGTCAGCTAAATTACTTACAATGGTAA